Proteins found in one Arthrobacter pascens genomic segment:
- a CDS encoding amino acid ABC transporter permease, with translation MAMTARQRARVSLYVQAGIFIVAVAALILATDWKTVGNSVFNFGKIGPMFPDILLVGLKNTLIYTFLGFVVGLSGGLLLALMKLSSFPLYRWIATGYIEFFRGIPALLVFIAFGYGVPLAFGVSWNVTVVVMVSLGMVAAAYIAETLRAGLQAVPKGQLEAARSLGMPQWRAMVSIVIPQAFKIVLPPLTNEVILLTKDSSLIYVLGLTASQYELTKFGRDGISSLGAGLTPLLVAGAFYLVITIPLSLLARKFESRSARTKR, from the coding sequence ATGGCAATGACCGCACGTCAACGGGCCAGAGTGAGCCTGTATGTCCAGGCCGGAATATTCATCGTGGCAGTGGCCGCCCTGATCCTGGCCACAGACTGGAAGACAGTCGGCAACAGCGTCTTCAACTTCGGCAAGATCGGCCCGATGTTCCCGGACATCCTCCTGGTGGGCCTGAAGAATACCCTGATCTACACGTTTCTGGGCTTCGTTGTGGGCCTCTCCGGTGGCCTCCTGCTGGCCCTGATGAAGCTGTCCAGTTTCCCGCTGTACCGCTGGATCGCCACCGGCTACATCGAATTCTTCCGCGGTATACCGGCGCTTCTGGTGTTCATCGCTTTCGGCTACGGTGTTCCGCTGGCCTTCGGTGTCTCCTGGAACGTCACTGTGGTGGTGATGGTCTCGCTGGGCATGGTGGCCGCGGCCTATATCGCCGAGACGCTCCGCGCCGGCCTGCAGGCGGTGCCCAAGGGCCAGCTGGAAGCCGCACGTTCGCTGGGTATGCCGCAGTGGCGGGCCATGGTGTCCATCGTCATTCCGCAGGCCTTCAAGATTGTGCTGCCGCCGCTGACCAACGAGGTCATCCTCCTGACCAAGGACTCCTCGCTGATCTACGTGCTGGGCCTGACTGCTTCCCAGTACGAGCTCACCAAGTTCGGCCGGGACGGCATCTCCAGCCTGGGCGCTGGCCTCACACCGCTCCTGGTGGCCGGTGCCTTCTACCTGGTGATCACCATCCCGCTGAGCCTCCTGGCCCGGAAGTTCGAAAGCCGCTCCGCGCGGACCAAGCGATAG
- a CDS encoding amino acid ABC transporter ATP-binding protein — protein sequence MNDVENNSRGAAGTVRAAGVSITDLRKSYGTNEVLKGISLDVAPGEVVCLIGPSGSGKSTLLRCVNLLEQPNEGAIHVGGFEATDPDVDIDKMRRKVGMVFQQFNLFPHLDAKRNCTIAQTKVLKRSQAEADEVAQRNLDRVGLGHLSDRFPDQLSGGQQQRVAIARALSMDPELMLFDEPTSALDPETVGDVLSVMRNLAKEGMTMLVVTHEMGFAREVADRVVFMDGGVVVEEGVAEQVVSAPTQARTKEFLRRVLDPTHIEIEE from the coding sequence ATGAACGACGTCGAAAACAACTCGCGCGGCGCTGCCGGGACTGTACGCGCAGCCGGTGTATCCATCACGGACCTCCGCAAGTCCTACGGCACCAATGAGGTCCTCAAGGGCATCAGCTTGGATGTGGCCCCGGGTGAGGTGGTGTGCCTGATCGGCCCGTCCGGCTCCGGCAAGTCCACCCTGCTGCGCTGCGTCAACCTTCTGGAGCAGCCCAACGAAGGCGCCATTCACGTGGGCGGCTTCGAAGCCACGGACCCGGATGTGGACATCGACAAGATGCGCCGCAAGGTGGGCATGGTGTTCCAGCAGTTCAACCTTTTCCCGCACCTTGATGCCAAGCGGAACTGCACCATCGCCCAGACCAAGGTGCTCAAGCGCTCCCAGGCCGAGGCGGACGAGGTAGCCCAGCGCAACCTGGATCGCGTGGGGCTGGGTCATCTGTCCGACCGTTTCCCGGACCAGCTTTCCGGTGGGCAGCAGCAGCGTGTGGCCATCGCCCGGGCGCTGAGCATGGACCCGGAACTGATGCTCTTTGACGAGCCCACGTCCGCCCTGGACCCCGAGACCGTGGGCGACGTCCTCTCGGTCATGCGCAACCTCGCCAAGGAGGGCATGACCATGCTGGTGGTGACCCACGAGATGGGCTTCGCCCGCGAAGTGGCGGACCGCGTGGTGTTCATGGACGGCGGGGTGGTGGTGGAGGAAGGCGTGGCCGAGCAGGTCGTCAGCGCCCCCACCCAGGCCCGCACCAAGGAATTCCTCCGCCGGGTGCTCGACCCGACGCACATCGAGATCGAGGAGTAG
- a CDS encoding ABC transporter substrate-binding protein, whose amino-acid sequence MQLKSLATAKIAAKAAAIFAAGALTLTACGGGSTPAASEGGVQLINSGKLTVCSDVPYEPFEFQKDGKTVGFDIDIANEVAKDLNAELSVVDSSFEAIETGTALTQCDVSISSISITETRKSVMDFSDPYMDDDLTLVATTASGITDINSAKGKKVGVQQATTGAKYAAENDIDAQQFEDSGLLIQALLAGTIDAALGNQSILAYAIKDDPRFVRVEDYATGEKLGISIKKGNSAMVDKVNGTLKRLTDDGSLAKFETTWFGETAK is encoded by the coding sequence ATGCAGCTCAAGTCCCTGGCCACGGCCAAAATTGCCGCCAAGGCAGCAGCAATCTTCGCCGCCGGTGCCCTCACCCTCACGGCATGCGGCGGCGGATCCACCCCGGCAGCGTCCGAGGGCGGTGTCCAGCTCATCAATTCCGGCAAGCTCACTGTCTGCTCGGATGTCCCCTACGAGCCCTTCGAATTCCAGAAGGACGGCAAGACAGTTGGCTTCGACATCGACATCGCCAACGAGGTTGCCAAGGACCTGAACGCCGAACTGAGCGTTGTGGACAGCTCCTTCGAGGCCATCGAGACCGGCACAGCACTCACCCAGTGCGACGTTTCCATCTCTTCGATCTCCATCACGGAAACCCGCAAGTCGGTTATGGATTTCTCCGACCCGTACATGGACGATGACCTCACCCTCGTGGCCACCACGGCATCCGGGATCACGGACATCAACAGCGCCAAGGGCAAGAAGGTGGGCGTCCAGCAGGCCACCACCGGCGCCAAGTACGCAGCGGAAAACGACATCGACGCCCAGCAGTTCGAAGACAGCGGTCTCCTGATCCAGGCTCTCCTGGCCGGCACCATCGACGCCGCCCTGGGCAACCAGTCAATCCTCGCCTACGCCATCAAGGATGATCCCAGGTTCGTGCGCGTGGAGGACTACGCCACCGGCGAGAAGCTGGGAATCTCCATCAAGAAGGGCAACTCCGCCATGGTCGATAAGGTCAACGGCACACTCAAGCGCCTGACCGACGACGGTTCGCTGGCGAAGTTCGAGACCACCTGGTTCGGCGAGACCGCCAAGTAG